From a single Raphanus sativus cultivar WK10039 chromosome 3, ASM80110v3, whole genome shotgun sequence genomic region:
- the LOC130509160 gene encoding cyclin-dependent kinase inhibitor 4-like yields MGKYIKKNKLDGEAMALMDVSPSPSSLGVLTRAKSLALQQRRLQKPSPSPSPTNPPSSKQKITDSSSGGGSYLQLRSRRLQKKPPIVVIRSTKRRKPQQQQRRREEGRNPNPNPQNLDSSVRGSVGDGSDSVGESVVFGKDKDFNKELDYASESFNRTTRESTPCSLIRKQETTTTSPGSSTKLLSNGISDESNQREDSFSESHRHQPTTPEMDEFFSGAEEEQQRQFIEKYNFDPVNEQPLPGRFEWKKVDD; encoded by the exons ATGGGAAAATACATAAAGAAGAACAAACTCGACGGAGAAGCTATGGCCTTGATGGACgtttctccttctccttcttccctCGGTGTTCTCACTCGAGCCAAGTCACTAGCTCTCCAACAACGCCGCCTTCAAAAAccctctccttctccttctcctacTAACCCACCGTCGTCGAAACAGAAGATAACTGATTCCTCCTCCGGCGGCGGATCGTATCTTCAGCTGCGGAGCCGCCGGCTCCAGAAGAAGCCTCCAATTGTCGTGATTCGCTCAACCAAACGGAGAAAGCCGCAACAGCAGCAGAGGAGGAGGGAAGAGGGTCGAAACCCTAACCCTAATCCCCAAAATCTCGATTCTTCGGTTCGAGGGTCTGTTGGTGACGGGTCGGATTCGGTTGGGGAGAGTGTCGTGTTTGGTAAAGACAAGGACTTTAACAAAGAGCTCGACTACGCCAGTGAAAG CTTCAACAGGACCACAAGGGAATCCACACCATGCAGTTTGATAAGGAAGCAGGAAACCACCACCACAAGCCCTGGATCGTCTACGAAGCTTCTTAGCAATGGTATCAGTGACGAGAGCAACCAAAGAGAAGATAGTTTCTCGGAGAGCCATCGTCACCAACCAACTACACCTGAAATGGACGAGTTTTTCTCGGGTGctgaagaagaacaacaaaGGCAATTCATTGAGAA GTACAACTTTGATCCTGTGAACGAGCAACCGCTACCAGGACGGTTTGAATGGAAGAAGGTAGATGATTAG